The Coccidioides posadasii str. Silveira chromosome 3, complete sequence genome contains a region encoding:
- a CDS encoding uncharacterized protein (BUSCO:771at4751~EggNog:ENOG410PH47~COG:B,D,L,T~BUSCO:12at33183) — MERNIDIYAAKLADPAIESKFKTNVAVELRDSLEQLCSPPSYAIFLTKLWPVFKKILKGEPVFVSMSWEQKLRNCILEIIHRLPLDLPDVQPYAGDMVDLLMELVRVENEENAVLCMKTIMDLERRQVGATQSRVQPFLELIRDMFEGMSQVVKDTFDTPVQGSTPGMLPSTPGGPQNFQSPRPSSPATSVSDLAPDQQGNQQLLRGMQSFKVLSECPIIVVSIFQVHRALAPQHVKVFVPLIKGILLLQAKPQEKAHVEAAAQGRIFTGICKEIKNRAAFGEFITAQVKTMSFLAYLLRQYSSHLQDFLPSLPGVVVRLLQDCPREKSSARKELLVAIRHIINFNYRKIFLMKLDELLDERTLIGDGLTVYEAQRPLAYSMLADLIHHVRESLNRDQIRRTLAVYTKNLHDDIPGTSFQAMSAKLLLNMAERIAKLEDKREARYFLIAILDAIGDKFAAMNREFKNAIKASKQAKENPDGIENYLGDQHPPDWDEIDIFTATPIKTSNPRDRNADPVSDNKFLFRTLVNGLKNLFYQLRTCNPDNVKVDPSNVLVNWTEISYGYNAEEVRVIKKLFHEGAAVFRYYGVDEPEPELQYSSPLEFITSQYMQQMSKEEKELLESFGTVFHCVDPATFHEVFHSEIPYLHDLMFEHSALLHLPQFFLASEATSPAFAGMALQYLMSRIHEVGSADMKKSRILLRMFKLSFMAVTLFSAQNEQVLHPHVTKIVTKCIELSVTAEEPMNYFLLLRSLFRSIGGGRFELLYKELLPLLEMLLETFNNLLLGARKIQERDLYVELTLTVPARLSHLLPHLSHLMRPLVVALRAGSDLVGQGLRTLELCVDNLTADYLDPIMAPIMDELMTALWDHLRPNPYSHFHAHTTMRILGKLGGRNRKFLNHPPDLTFQQYADDTPSMDIKLIGSTKDRAFPLDIGIDLALGKLLKVPRSPAAKASDSFYKQQAYRMLSSQLKLYIGFENLPEDFAAYLRLQANDIIDAKFAAGIDILEKPERQYSIPKKLVQEETLKKLLKACMYATTIPELKQSASQFLADVCRHFTIIEVGRALTQARHSRRPFNVSMGEGPLYLDTRVLADSVVECYSSDNPAVRDAAKQAMFTVRDTAVIIFGSPAKIGKLPFFPHLARSFCHACHDEEWFMKAGGSLGIHLFVTDLDLGDQWLVERQAEFVRALMYVIKDTPSDFPASTRTRAQEALDLVLHRCTKGLTKDELKNDKSRLFGLCGFLVHELSHMNKHVREAARNAFKTIGRTVSAEVHELLYPVKDRLLLPIFNKPLRALPFPTQIGFIEAITFCLGLHRDIVTFNDQLNRLLMESLALADVDDESLASKPHEIKTAEQIVNLRVSCLHLLSMAMSFPDFASGPQNSSRARIIAVFFKSLYSKSPEIIEAANSGLRDVLTQTNKLGKDLLQNGLRPILMNLQDPKRLSVAGLDGLARLLTLLTNYFKIEIGARLMEHMKVIADDAVLEKVSFGLIEQSHPMKIVAAIFNIFHLLPPAATSFMENLVTRVLWLEDKLRRTANSPFRKPLIKYLNRYPKESWAFFQVRFHDERFGRFFGQILAEPESLPLRSVVVADANTFMTIAFGHTESPARNTAAINGIYAVHSICSHESTRGWLNTTPDLKRHLLNAGRDLESKLRGDKLPVNERLRVEQADDQLLEIFTVYLSQNLYDLDFLFDLIDKLSAGELKSTLAMPKFLYEHIISSDSIDYRKSIIMRCLDLYGQRNSSQKLKTYAFRNLVNPILAMDVQRTWGSTNTGPKLMDKNMTELIHNRLWKPQLGDISDESGQAGVDHSRMALLQLSALLIKYHHTTVQESRKDIIKFAWSYIRLEDIINKYGAYVLISYFIAHYETPSKIVVQIYVALLRAHQNEGKALVTQALEILAPVLPKRISSAGDARYPLWARWPRRILAEETANLQQVMSILQFLVRQPDLFYESREYFVPLIVPSLVKIAGPPNPSNESKKLALNLIGLIWTWEKRRVTDQVSGSPNPRKRKLEETRASPPGPPGPLAMRERPDYMIPLDLRTALIKYLVTFICGLPERFPVPASKLRERNSVKLQPFVLYGDMIKRAVQLLRDLLSTEFWTDLDIDLYQKVTEPILSGEKVAEKPDEKHITGMVNALQVLRVLLAAKPDEWVASRVSAVQILFEKSLRMDNPEIQDCLHGIEDEMDISPKLPPPVKRVLDSLPQEQPADDEAMDVDDAPTEFATYLSTIATESLSANNYISAINILWTLSKSRPAEMDQHIPHVMKVLSQKLAKDHVAVYASNHGSAAARNGSQEQTAPDQQEFELGVGLILKTIDLIAVRMSHLGEQRRPFLSVLAQLVERSHNIRLCSKVLGMVESWIFHSTESWPTLKEKTAVLHKMLLFEARPDQTMSKKFLELVIRIYEDPKITRTELTVRLEHAFLIGTRAQDVEMRSRFMTIFDRSLTRSASRRLSYVLTSQNWDTLADSFWLTQASQLVMGSIDMTTPAKLHPEDFTLPPASFLFGHCEKDPSKANVVVDNNLESLISEHRTFYLDIADVKARDILEPLSQLQHANPKVAYKVWVTLFTICWSALSREERIDLEKGIVTLLTKEYHQRQLDDRPNVVQALLEGVIRAKPRFKIPPHVLKFLSRTYDAWYTAAVALEQSAISPIIDTPTARESNLDALVEIYSGLQEDDMFYGTWRRRCKFVETNSALSYEQQGMWDKAQQLYESAQIKARTGAVPFSQGEYYLWEDHWVICAQKLQQWEILGDFAKHENFNDLLLESIWRSLDSWQGDANREQIETLIKGVSDAPTPRRTFFQAFMSLLKFHAKQENPQEFHNTCDEAIQLSIRKWHQLPKRITNAHIPILQIFQQLVELHDASVICSSLNQTNERNLDTKSAELKLLLGTWRDRLPNVWDDINAWQDLVTWRQHIFQLINQTYLSLLPPQTNNVASNSYAYRGYHETAWIINRFAHVARKHQMPEVCINQLSRIYTLPNIEIQEAFLKLREQAKCHYQNPKELNSGLDVINNTNLNYFGAQQKAEFFTLKGMFLAKLSHVNEANDAFGVALYYDLRLPKAWAEWGQYSDQRFKADPSDMELGSNAMSCYLEAAGLYKSHKSRKLLSRILWLLSQDNDEGKIATAFENFKGDTPVWYWITFIPQLLTSLSHREARLCKAVLGKIAKLYPQSLFFLLRTCREDLLGIKKSQDQKQEKINRLKQQQRSPQIKTENKPGSQMSDTATNPSAGVGSPRPPQANPSAPQMSSTPDVAQKEKQPWEYAEDIMAGLKTAFPLLALSMETMVDQIHKNFKCPPDEDAYRLIVALLNDGLAYVGRMPSSYAQDFKLPHSTEANITRFAETILPAHIRKSFEADFVIKKPTMYEYIHKLRRWRDKFEEKLDRRPQFQFLEAYSPHLSEFKFQKFDEVEVPGQYLEHKDKNQDFVRIDRFLPNVDLVRGIGVCHRRLKIRGHDGSLHAFAVQHPAARHCRREERMLQLFRIFNCVLRKRKESRRRNIYFHLPLMVPLAPHIRLVQDDSSYISLQGIYEDHCRQTGMNKDEPMLYTMEKMRALAENKINRAPDHSVILRTEIFSAIQQKWVPNTVLLDFIRQTYPQYADFWLFRRQFSYQYAAIAFMTYVMHMGNRYPSKIHISRRTGDIWSSELIPAMNNAKALFYNPEHVPFRLTPNIQTLMGPLATEGIFACAIMAIARCLTEPRLELEQQLSIFVRDELLIWAAAQQRVLPQMKDLVQSNIDFIVNRAISLASPPEGNLPANQSAIDLISKAVNPQSLAQCEALWMPYM; from the exons ATGGAGCGTAATATCGACATTTATGCCGCGAAGCTTGCGGACCCTGCTATAG AatccaaattcaaaaccaATGTAGCAGTCGAACTGCGCGACTCGTTAGAGCAACTATGTTCCCCGCCAAGCTATGCCATCTTCCTCACAAAGCTATGGCCGGttttcaagaagatattgaagGGCGAGCCCGTGTTTGTCAGTATGTCGTGGGAACAG AAACTCCGGAATTGTATTCTGGAAATCATACATCGGCTGCCGTTGGACCTTCCGGATGTCCAGCCCTATGCGGGAGATATGGTCGACCTCTTGATGGAGCTCGTTAGAGTTGAAAATGAGGAAAACGCGGTTCTGTGCATGAAAACAATTATGGACCTTGAGCGACGGCAGGTTGGCGCAACGCAGAGCAGAGTGCAACCATTCCTTGAACTTATACGGGATATGTTTGAAGGCATGTCGCAGGTCGTGAAGGATACCTTTGATACTCCTGTTCAGGGTTCAACGCCAGGCATGCTTCCCTCAACGCCCGGTGGTCCTCAGAATTTCCAATCGCCCCGACCCAGCTCACCCGCTACATCTGTTTCGGACCTTGCTCCTGATCAACAAGGAAACCAGCAGCTATTGAGAGGCATGCAATCCTTTAAAGTTCTTTCCGAATGTCCGATCATCGTGGTCTCTATATTCCAAGTACACCGTGCCTTGGCTCCTCAGCATGTTAAGGTGTTTGTTCCTCTCATAAAAGGCATTTTGCTGCTCCAAGCGAAGCCACAGGAGAAAGCACATGTCGAAGCTGCCGCGCAAGGAAGAATATTCACTGGCATTTGCAAAGAGATTAAAAACCGAGCGGCTTTCGGAGAATTTATTACCGCCCAGGTCAAAACAATGAGCTTTTTAGCTTATTTACTTCGGCAATACTCCAGTCATTTGCAAGACTTCCTCCCATCTCTGCCGGGCGTGGTAGTAAGACTGCTTCAAGATTGTCCCAGAGAGAAATCAAGTGCTCGAAAGGAGTTGCTCGTTGCTATTCGGCACATCATTAATTTTAATTATCGCAAGATCTTCTTAATGAAATTGGACGAGCTCCTTGATGAGAGAACTTTGATCGGTGACGGCCTTACGGTTTATGAAGCTCAGCGACCTCTGGCATACAGTATGCTCGCAGATCTAATTCATCACGTCAGGGAATCGCTCAACCGTGATCAAATTCGTCGAACCCTTGCAGTTTACACGAAGAATCTGCATGATGATATCCCCGGTACTAGTTTCCAGGCAATGAGTGCAAAACTCTTGTTGAACATGGCGGAAAGGATAGCGAAATTAGAAGATAAGCGAGAGGCCCGATACTTTTTAATAGCAATCCTCGACGCCATTGGTGACAAGTTCGCTGCTATGAACCGTGAGTTTAAGAACGCGATTAAAGCATCGAAGCAAGCGAAGGAAAATCCAGACGGAATAGAAAATTATCTAGGAGATCAACATCCGCCGGACTGGGATGAAATCGACATCTTCACTGCTACACCCATCAAAACATCCAATCCTCGAGATAGGAATGCGGACCCGGTATCTGATAACAAGTTTCTTTTCAGGACCCTGGTGAATGGGCTCAAAAATCTATTTTATCAACTTAGGACTTGCAACCCAGACAACGTAAAAGTTGACCCGTCTAACGTCCTCGTTAACTGGACGGAGATATCTTATGGATACAACGCTGAAGAGGTTCGGGTTATCAAGAAGCTGTTTCATGAAGGGGCCGCTGTATTCAGATATTATGGAGTTGACGAACCAGAACCCGAATTGCAGTATTCATCACCACTGGAATTTATTACAAGCCAATACATGCAGCAAATGAGCAAGGAGGAGAAAGAACTTCTAGAAAGCTTCGGGACGGTTTTCCATTGTGTTGACCCTGCTACCTTCCACGAGGTTTTCCATAGCGAAATACCCTATTTGCACGATTTGATGTTCGAGCACAGCGCACTTCTTCATCTGCCGCAGTTTTTCCTTGCTAGTGAGGCTACCTCTCCAGCTTTTGCAGGGATGGCATTGCAGTACTTGATGAGCCGCATCCATGAAGTCGGTTCTGCCGATATGAAAAAGTCGAGAATCCTCCTACGAATGTTCAAATTATCTTTCATGGCCGTTACCCTATTCTCTGCACAAAACGAGCAGGTCTTGCATCCCCATGTCACCAAGATTGTGACCAAGTGCATAGAGCTTTCTGTCACTGCTGAAGAGCCAATGAATTATTTCCTTCTCCTTCGATCGCTGTTTCGCAGCATCGGTGGTGGACGGTTTGAGCTGCTCTACAAGGAACTTTTACCTCTTCTTGAAATGCTACTCGAAACATTCAACAACTTGCTACTCGGTGCTAGGAAGATTCAGGAACGAGACTTATATGTGGAGCTTACGTTGACAGTCCCAGCTCGTCTCAGCCACTTGCTTCCGCACCTCAGTCATCTTATGCGACCGCTAGTTGTTGCCCTTCGTGCAGGTTCGGATCTTGTTGGACAAGGTCTTAGAACCTTAGAGCTTTGCGTCGATAATCTTACAGCAGACTACCTCGATCCCATAATGGCTCCGATCATGGATGAACTTATGACTGCACTCTGGGATCACCTTCGGCCAAATCCATACAGCCATTTCCATGCACATACTACCATGAGAATCCTGGGAAAGCTGGGCGGGAGGAACCGGAAGTTTCTAAACCACCCTCCGGACCTTACCTTCCAACAGTACGCCGACGACACACCCAGCATGGACATTAAGCTTATCGGGTCAACCAAGGATAGGGCGTTTCCTTTAGATATCGGCATTGATCTCGCTCTGGGAAAGTTGCTCAAGGTACCCAGAAGTCCTGCTGCGAAAGCATCTGATAGTTTCTACAAGCAGCAAGCGTACCGAATGCTTAGTTCCCAACTCAAGCTATACATTGGATTTGAGAACCTGCCAGAGGACTTTGCCGCCTATCTGCGACTTCAAGCCAATGATATTATCGACGCCAAGTTTGCTGCCGGGATTGACATACTGGAGAAACCTGAACGTCAATATTCGATTCCTAAGAAGTTAGTCCAAGAGGAAACTTTAAAGAAGCTTCTCAAGGCATGCATGTACGCCACAACTATTCCAGAGTTGAAACAAAGTGCATCACAGTTTCTTGCCGATGTCTGTCGCCATTTCACGATTATTGAAGTTGGGCGTGCTCTAACACAAGCACGACATTCGCGCCGACCGTTTAACGTGAGCATGGGAGAGGGACCTTTATATTTGGATACGAGAGTACTCGCCGATTCTGTGGTTGAATGCTACTCATCTGACAATCCCGCGGTTCGTGACGCTGCTAAACAAGCTATGTTCACAGTGCGTGATACCGCCGTAATCATTTTTGGATCGCCTGCAAAGATTGGCAaacttcctttttttccgcACCTCGCTCGATCATTCTGCCATGCTTGTCACGACGAAGAGTGGTTTATGAAAGCAGGTGGAAGTCTTGGAATTCATCTCTTCGTCACCGATCTCGACCTCGGTGATCAATGGCTAGTTGAGCGGCAAGCTGAATTTGTTCGTGCTTTGATGTATGTTATCAAGGATActccatcagattttccgGCGAGCACTCGGACTCGAGCCCAGGAGGCGCTAGATTTGGTCCTTCACAGATGCACGAAAGGTTTAACGAAGGACGAATTGAAAAATGATAAAAGCAGACTTTTTGGCCTCTGTGGATTCCTTGTTCACGAGTTATCTCACATGAATAAGCACGTCCGTGAGGCCGCACGGAACGCTTTCAAAACTATTGGTCGTACAGTGAGTGCTGAAGTTCACGAGTTATTGTATCCAGTAAAGGATCGCCTTCTTCTACCGATATTCAATAAGCCATTGCGAGCTCTTCCGTTCCCTACCCAGATAGGGTTCATTGAAGCGATCACGTTTTGTCTTGGCCTACATCGAGATATTGTGACGTTCAATGACCAGCTCAACCGACTCTTAATGGAATCTCTGGCACTGGCCGATGTTGACGACGAGTCGCTTGCTTCGAAGCCTCATGAGATCAAGACCGCAGAGCAAATAGTCAACCTCCGTGTATCCTGCCTCCATTTGCTATCTATGGCCATGAGTTTCCCCGACTTCGCTAGTGGGCCACAGAATTCTAGTCGTGCTCGTATAATTGCAGTGTTCTTTAAGTCTCTTTACTCAAAATCTCCGGAAATTATCGAGGCTGCTAACTCTGGCTTGCGGGATGTGCTAACCCAAACAAATAAGTTGGGGAAGGATTTACTGCAGAATGGATTGCGTCCCATATTGATGAACCTTCAAGATCCGAAGCGACTGAGCGTGGCCGGACTGGATGGTTTAGCACGGCTGCTTACTCTTCTCACCAATTACTTCAAAATTGAAATTGGCGCACGGTTAATGGAACACATGAAGGTCATCGCAGATGATGCGGTGCTCGAAAAAGTATCGTTTGGCTTAATTGAGCAAAGTCACCCAATGAAGATTGTGGCTGCTATATTCAATATCTTCCATCTGCTTCCACCTGCGGCTACATCCTTCATGGAGAATTTGGTGACCAGGGTCCTTTGGCTGGAAGACAAGCTCCGGAGGACTGCGAATAGCCCTTTCAGAAAGCCGCTGATTAAGTACTTGAATAGATACCCTAAAGAGAGTTGGGCATTTTTTCAGGTTCGCTTCCATGATGAGCGATTCGGCCGGTTCTTCGGCCAGATACTGGCTGAGCCAGAAAGCTTACCCCTGAGATCTGTTGTGGTGGCGGATGCGAATACGTTCATGACGATTGCCTTTGGGCATACTGAGTCTCCTGCTCGAAACACCGCTGCTATTAATGGTATCTATGCGGTTCATTCCATATGCAGCCACGAATCAACTAGAGGATGGCTGAACACCACCCCTGACTTAAAAAGACATCTTTTGAATGCTGGCAGAGACCTTGAGAGTAAGCTTAGAGGTGACAAGTTACCAGTGAATGAACGCTTAAGAGTCGAGCAAGCGGATGATCAACTGTTGGAGATTTTCACAGTTTATCTCTCACAGAACCTTTACGACCTTGATTTCCTTTTTGACCTCATCGACAAGCTCTCTGCGGGAGAACTAAAATCTACTCTTGCTATGCCTAAGTTCCTCTATGAACATATCATCTCGAGCGATTCGATTGATTATCGGAAATCAATAATAATGCGGTGTCTGGATTTGTACGGCCAGAGAAACTCATCGCAAAAGCTGAAAACATATGCGTTCCGCAACTTGGTCAATCCTATTCTCGCAATGGATGTCCAAAGGACATGGGGAAGCACTAACACCGGCCCTAAGTTAATGGATAAGAACATGACAGAGTTGATTCATAACCGTCTCTGGAAGCCACAGTTAGGGGACATCAGTGATGAGTCCGGCCAAGCAGGTGTTGACCATTCACGGATGGCATTGCTCCAACTGTCAGCTCTTCTTATCAAGTACCATCATACTACGGTTCAAGAATCCCGCAAGGATATCATCAAATTTGCCTGGAGTTATATTCGTTTGGAAGATATTATCAACAAATACGGTGCTTACGTTCTAATCAGCTACTTCATTGCTCACTACGAAACGCCTTCGAAAATCGTCGTCCAGATATACGTTGCGTTACTGAGAGCCCACCAAAATGAAGGGAAGGCACTCGTGACACAAGCACTAGAAATCCTGGCACCAGTTCTTCCAAAACGAATCAGTTCCGCTGGAGATGCAAGGTATCCACTCTGGGCAAGGTGGCCGCGCCGTATCCTTGCTGAAGAGACTGCGAATCTCCAGCAAGTTATGAGCATTCTCCAATTTCTTGTCCGCCAGCCAGACTTATTTTACGAGTCCCGCGAATACTTTGTCCCCCTCATTGTTCCATCTTTGGTCAAGATCGCTGGCCCGCCGAATCCCTCCAATGAAAGCAAAAAGCTTGCCCTCAACTTGATCGGGTTGATATGGACTTGGGAAAAACGACGTGTTACAGATCAGGTGTCTGGTTCTCCTAATCCAAGAAAACGAAAATTGGAAGAGACTCGGGCGTCCCCACCCGGACCTCCTGGACCGCTGGCCATGCGAGAACGACCTGATTATATGATTCCTCTCGATTTGAGAACGGCTCTTATCAAATATCTCGTAACTTTCATTTGCGGGCTCCCGGAGCGTTTTCCTGTCCCCGCGTCAAAGTTGCGTGAACGAAATTCGGTAAAGCTACAACCGTTTGTTCTGTATGGAGACATGATTAAGCGGGCTGTGCAGCTGTTGCGGGACCTACTTTCAACCGAATTCTGGACTGATCTTGACATAGATCTCTACCAGAAGGTGACCGAGCCGATTCTTTCCGGGGAGAAGGTGGCGGAGAAGCCAGACGAGAAACATATAACAGGAATGGTCAATGCACTCCAAGTCCTAAGGGTTCTACTCGCGGCTAAACCAGACGAGTGGGTTGCTAGTCGTGTGTCAGCGGTACAGATTCTGTTCGAGAAGTCGTTACGTATGGATAACCCGGAAATTCAGGATTGTTTACACGGGATTGAGGATGAAATGGATATTTCGCCTAAACTTCCTCCACCAGTCAAGCGAGTTTTGGACTCTTTACCCCAAGAGCAACCAGCCGACGACGAAGCCATGGATGTTGATGATGCTCCGACCGAGTTTGCCACCTATTTGTCCACCATTGCAACAGAATCCCTCTCGGCAAATAATTATATCTCAGCCATCAACATCCTTTGGACACTCTCCAAGAGCCGACCTGCAGAGATGGATCAGCACATTCCACATGTTATGAAGGTCCTTTCTCAGAAACTCGCAAAAGACCATGTTGCTGTTTATGCAAGCAATCATGGCTCAGCTGCTGCTAGGAATGGAAGTCAGGAACAAACGGCTCCTGACCAGCAAGAGTTTGAACTTGGTGTCGGTTTGATTCTTAAAACTATCGACTTGATTGCCGTCCGTATGTCACATTTAGGCGAACAAAGACGGCCGTTCCTCAGTGTCTTAGCTCAACTCGTCGAAAGGTCACATAATATCCGGTTATGCTCCAAAGTGTTGGGGATGGTTGAGTCCTGGATCTTCCATTCTACCGAATCCTGGCCAACCTTGAAAGAGAAGACTGCAGTGCTACATAAAATGTTGCTATTTGAAGCAAGGCCAGATCAAACCATGTCGAAAAAGTTCCTAGAGCTGGTGATTCGCATTTATGAAGATCCTAAGATCACCCGAACAGAACTTACGGTTCGATTGGAACACGCGTTCCTCATTGGCACCAGGGCACAAGATGTTGAGATGCGTTCTCGCTTCATGACTATTTTCGATCGAAGCTTGACCCGGTCCGCTAGCCGACGGCTCAGTTACGTTCTTACATCGCAAAACTGGGATACTCTTGCTGATTCGTTTTGGCTGACTCAGGCTTCACAACTGGTTATGGGCTCGATTGACATGACTACTCCGGCGAAATTACATCCGGAAGATTTTACCTTACCTCCCGCTTCCTTTTTATTCGGCCACTGCGAGAAAGACCCATCGAAAGCCAACGTTGTAGTGGATAACAATTTGGAGTCCTTAATCTCCGAACATCGAACTTTCTATTTGGATATTGCCGATGTCAAAGCTCGTGACATCCTTGAGCCATTGTCCCAGTTACAGCACGCCAATCCAAAGGTTGCCTACAAAGTTTGGGTCACTTTGTTTACGATCTGTTGGTCTGCATTATCACGGGAGGAGCGAATCGATCTCGAGAAAGGGATTGTGACACTTCTTACGAAGGAATATCATCAGCGACAGCTTGATGATCGTCCAAATGTTGTTCAGGCTTTGCTGGAAGGTGTCATAAGGGCCAAACCACGCTTCAAAATCCCTCCGCATGTGCTCAAATTCCTCAGCAGGACATATGATGCATGGTATACAGCTGCTGTTGCTCTTGAGCAGTCAGCAATCAGCCCAATAATCGACACCCCCACTGCCCGTGAAAGCAATCTTGATGCTCTTGTTGAAATTTATTCGGGGCTTCAGGAGGACGATATGTTTTACGGTACCTGGAGGAGACGGTGCAAATTTGTTGAGACGAACTCCGCACTTTCTTATGAACAACAGGGAATGTGGGACAAGGCACAGCAGCTCTATGAATCTGCCCAAATTAAGGCGCGAACTGGTGCAGTGCCATTCTCACAGGGGGAGTATTATCTCTGGGAGGATCACTGGGTGATATGCGCCCAGAAACTACAGCAGTGGGAGATACTGGGAGACTTTGCAAAGCATGAGAATTTCAATGACCTGCTGCTCGAATCCATTTGGAGAAGCCTTGACAGCTGGCAAGGTGACGCGAACCGCGAACAAATTGAAACCCTGATAAAGGGTGTATCCGATGCGCCAACACCACGTCGCACCTTTTTCCAGGCGTTTATGTCGCTCCTGAAATTTCACGCAAAGCAGGAAAATCCTCAAGAATTCCACAATACATGCGACGAGGCGATTCAATTATCTATTCGCAAATGGCACCAACTTCCCAAACGTATCACAAACGCCCATATTCCTATCCTGCAGATATTCCAACAGCTTGTGGAGCTGCATGATGCGAGTGTCATCTGTTCGAGCCTTAATCAGACGAACGAGAGGAACCTGGATACGAAATCCGCCGAACTTAAGCTTCTGCTCGGAACTTGGCGCGATCGACTCCCGAATGTCTGGGATGATATCAATGCTTGGCAGGATCTTGTCACCTGGCGACAACATATCTTCCAGCTAATCAATCAAACATACCTTAGCCTCCTTCCACCCCAGACCAACAATGTTGCGAGCAACTCCTACGCCTATAGGGGCTATCATGAGACCGCCTGGATCATTAATCGCTTTGCTCACGTCGCCCGAAAACATCAGATGCCTGAAGTGTGTATTAACCAACTCAGCCGGATTTACACCCTCCCAAATATTGAGATTCAGGAGGCCTTTCTGAAATTGAGGGAGCAAGCTAAGTGTCATTACCAGAACCCTAAGGAACTTAATAGCGGTCTGGATGTCATTAACAATACGAACCTTAACTATTTCGGGGCTCAGCAAAAGGCGGAATTCTTTACATTGAAAGGCATGTTTCTGGCTAAACTGAGTCATGTAAACGAGGCGAACGATGCATTCGGCGTTGCTCTATATTACGATTTGCGACTTCCTAAGGCGTGGGCTGAATGGGGCCAATATAGCGATCAGCGCTTCAAAGCCGACCCTTCGGATATGGAGCTGGGAAGCAATGCGATGAGTTGTTACCTGGAAGCTGCGGGACTCTATAAAAGCCATAAATCGAGGAAGCTCCTCAGCCGCATTTTGTGGCTGCTAAGTCAGGATAACGACGAGGGGAAAATTGCGACTGCGTTTGAAAATTTCAAGGGTGATACTCCTGTGTGGTACTGGATTACGTTTATCCCACAGCTACTCACCAGCCTTTCTCATCGCGAAGCCCGGCTATGTAAAGCGGTGTTAGGGAAGATCGCTAAGTTGTACCCTCAATCCCTATTTTTCCTACTTCGAACTTGTCGTGAAGACCTACTAGGAATCAAGAAGAGTCAGGATCAGAAGCAGGAGAAAATCAACCGGCTGAAACAGCAGCAGAGGTCGCCGCAAATTAAGACTGAAAACAAACCCGGTTCTCAGATGTCGGACACGGCTACAAATCCTTCAGCTGGCGTTGGATCTCCTAGGCCGCCACAAGCAAATCCAAGCGCTCCCCAGATGAGCAGCACACCTGATGTTGCTCAAAAAGAGAAGCAACCCTGGGAATATGCGGAAGACATCATGGCGGGACTTAAGACGGCTTTCCCCTTGCTGGCATTGTCGATGGAGACAATGGTTGATCAAATCCACAAAAACTTCAAATGCCCGCCAGACGAGGATGCTTATCGTCTCATCGTGGCGTTGCTTAATGATGGCCTTGCCTACGTTGGTCGCATGCCCTCTTCGTATGCGCAGGACTTCAAGCTTCCACATTCTACTGAAGCCAATATTACACGATTTGCGGAAACTATTCTCCCTGCTCATATTCGAAAATCATTCGAGGCAGATTTCGTTATTAAGAAGCCGACTATGTATGAGTATATCCATAAGCTTCGAAGATGGCGCGACAAATTTGAGGAAAAGCTCGACCGTCGCCCTCAATTCCAGTTCCTCGAAGCGTACTCACCGCATCTGAGCGAGTTCAAATTTCAAAAGTTCGATGAAGTCGAAGTTCCTGGCCAATATTTGGAACACAAGGATAAAAATCAGGATTTTGTGAGAATCGATCGCTTCTTGCCGAATGTGGATCTGGTACGGGGAATCGGAGTATGCCACCGAAGACTAAAAATACGCGGCCACGACGGCAGCCTTCACGCGTTTGCAGTTCAGCACCCAGCTGCTCGCCATTGCAGACGTGAAGAAAGAATGCTACAACTGTTCCGAATCTTCAACTGCGTGCTTCGAAAACGAAAGGAGAGCCGTCGCCGGAATATCTATTTCCATCTTCCATTAATGGTTCCGCTTGCGCCTCATATCCGTCTTGTCCAGGATGATTCTTCGTACATCTCCCTGCAAGGGATCTATGAGGACCATTGTCGCCAGACCGGGATGAACAAAGATGAGCCAATGCTCTATACAATGGAGAAAATGCGTGCACTTGCAGAAAATAAGATAAAT CGTGCTCCGGATCACTCCGTCATCCTACGAACAGAAATTTTCTCCGCCATTCAGCAGAAATGGGTCCCCAACACGGTTCTTCTAGACTTTATTCGACAAACATACCCCCAGTACGCAGATTTCTGGCTCTTCCGCCGACAGTTCTCCTATCAGTATGCTGCAATCGCTTTCATGACGTATGTCATGCACATGGGGAACCGCTACCCAAGCAAGATTCATATCTCTAGACGTACCGGCGATATCTGGAGTTCGGAGCTAATCCCGGCCATGAACAACGCGAAAGCTCTTTTTTACAACCCCGAACACGTTCCATTTAGACTCACGCCCAACATCCAGACCTTAATGGGTCCATTGGCCACGGAAGGAATCTTTGCGTGCGCAATCATGGCGATTGCCAGATGTCTCACAGAACCGCGGCTTGAGTTAGAACAGCAACTGAGCATTTTCGTCCGCGATGAACTACTAATCTGGGCCGCCGCTCAACAACGCGTTCTACCGCAAATGAAAGACCTAGTGCAGAGCAATATTGATTTCATTGTCAACCGAGCTATCAGTTTGGCCAGTCCTCCTGAGGGCAACCTTCCTGCCAACCAATCCGCTATCGACCTTATTTCCAAGGCAGTTAACCCCCAGAGTTTGGCACAGTGCGAGGCTCTGTGGATGCCATACATGTAA